From a region of the Pukyongiella litopenaei genome:
- a CDS encoding MFS transporter: protein MVIALNLRPFLAAPGPILPLIAEETGLGYGALSLLTLLPMLLMGIGAFASPPIQARIGTRRGLLAALGLLFLGVSLRLFAVNGPVLIFTAILCGAGAAFIQSAIPGLIKEKFAASVAAMTGLYSAMIMTGGALGVQLTPALVESGQSWTTALAILSLPVLLALVVAAGILSETRVVRPERGLVAQLLGRRRTWALMAVFGLINGGYSSMIAWLAPYYQAQGWSGSDSGILISIMAISQGFGAVILPLLARSHADRRPWLWACIAMQATGFAGLVAAPSMLPMVWVAICGVGLAGSFALCLIVALDHLPDPARAGPLAALMQGGGFVLAATPPFILARIHETTGSFAGGWIMHLGWLAVAAMLVSRFDPERYPKAMGSGLAGEPKATWFRPLKSIN, encoded by the coding sequence GTGGTGATCGCGCTCAACCTGCGGCCTTTTCTGGCCGCGCCGGGTCCGATCCTGCCACTGATTGCCGAGGAGACCGGTCTGGGATACGGGGCGCTGTCGCTGCTGACCCTGCTGCCGATGTTGCTGATGGGGATCGGGGCCTTCGCATCGCCACCGATCCAGGCCAGGATCGGCACGCGCCGTGGGCTGTTGGCGGCGCTTGGCCTGCTGTTCCTGGGAGTTTCGCTCCGGCTTTTCGCGGTCAACGGCCCGGTCCTGATCTTCACGGCCATCCTGTGCGGTGCCGGGGCGGCGTTCATCCAGTCGGCGATTCCGGGGCTGATCAAGGAGAAGTTCGCCGCAAGCGTGGCGGCGATGACCGGGCTCTATTCGGCGATGATCATGACGGGCGGCGCATTGGGGGTGCAACTGACGCCGGCGCTGGTCGAGAGCGGACAGTCCTGGACCACGGCACTTGCCATTCTGTCGCTGCCCGTGCTGCTCGCCCTGGTGGTCGCCGCCGGGATCCTGTCTGAAACGCGGGTGGTTCGACCGGAGCGGGGCCTGGTCGCGCAGCTTCTTGGCCGGCGCAGAACCTGGGCGCTGATGGCGGTGTTCGGCCTGATCAACGGCGGCTATTCGTCGATGATTGCGTGGCTTGCGCCCTACTACCAGGCGCAGGGCTGGAGCGGCAGCGATAGCGGCATCCTGATCTCGATCATGGCGATCAGCCAGGGCTTCGGCGCGGTCATCCTGCCGCTGCTCGCCCGGAGCCACGCCGACCGTCGCCCCTGGCTGTGGGCCTGCATCGCCATGCAGGCCACCGGTTTCGCCGGGCTGGTGGCCGCGCCGTCCATGCTCCCGATGGTCTGGGTGGCGATCTGCGGCGTCGGGCTGGCCGGAAGCTTCGCGCTCTGCCTCATCGTTGCGCTCGATCACCTTCCCGACCCCGCGCGCGCCGGTCCGCTTGCCGCGCTCATGCAGGGCGGCGGGTTTGTCCTTGCGGCGACCCCGCCTTTCATCCTGGCGCGCATTCACGAGACCACGGGTAGTTTTGCCGGCGGTTGGATCATGCACCTCGGCTGGCTCGCTGTCGCCGCCATGCTTGTCAGCCGCTTCGACCCGGAACGCTATCCAAAGGCCATGGGGTCAGGCCTGGCAGGTGAACCCAAAGCGACTTGGTTTCGGCCATTGAAATCCATCAACTAA
- a CDS encoding ankyrin repeat domain-containing protein gives MMRVILSFFLLVVAPMVHAQTPPSTADVAGYDGLHLAAHEGDADAIRRLAASGADLDARDRAGRTPAHVAAFASNETALRALAETGADMNALENRVYDVLTIAAVADDPEMVSLAMELGNRPDLITSVYDGTALIAAAHLGHHEVVRRLIAGGAPLDHVNNLGWTALMEAVVLGNGGTDHQATVRALVEAGADTTIPDRDGVTPLQHAEARGYGEIAGIIRNAGG, from the coding sequence ATGATGCGTGTAATCCTGAGCTTCTTCCTGCTGGTCGTTGCGCCTATGGTCCACGCCCAAACCCCGCCATCGACCGCTGACGTGGCGGGTTATGACGGCCTGCACCTTGCTGCGCATGAAGGGGACGCGGACGCCATCCGCCGTCTGGCCGCGTCCGGGGCCGATCTCGACGCCCGCGACCGGGCGGGCCGCACCCCGGCCCATGTCGCCGCCTTTGCCTCGAACGAAACCGCCCTGCGTGCCCTGGCCGAAACCGGGGCAGACATGAATGCGCTGGAAAACCGTGTCTATGACGTGCTGACCATCGCCGCCGTGGCCGACGATCCCGAAATGGTGTCGCTGGCGATGGAACTGGGCAACCGCCCAGACCTGATCACCAGCGTCTATGACGGCACAGCGCTGATCGCTGCGGCGCATCTGGGCCACCACGAGGTGGTCCGCCGCCTGATCGCCGGTGGCGCGCCGCTCGATCATGTCAACAATCTGGGCTGGACTGCCCTGATGGAAGCCGTGGTCCTCGGCAATGGCGGGACGGATCATCAAGCTACCGTGCGTGCTCTGGTCGAGGCCGGAGCCGACACAACAATCCCCGACCGGGATGGTGTCACGCCGCTGCAACATGCCGAGGCGCGGGGCTATGGTGAGATCGCTGGGATCATTCGTAACGCAGGCGGTTAG
- a CDS encoding GlcG/HbpS family heme-binding protein encodes MIRTLTLAAALLAPVSVAAQELPTAPYLPLDLAQTAAQTALEACAAEGNNVSVAIVARSGVTKVLLRADNAGPHTVGSSTGKAFTSASMGRDTAGLAGFIGGNPQNDGLRDMDARLVIQAGGLPIRIGGALVGGIGVGGAPSGDIDATCARAGLDEIGAE; translated from the coding sequence ATGATCCGCACTCTCACCCTGGCCGCAGCTCTGCTGGCCCCGGTTTCCGTTGCCGCGCAGGAACTGCCGACCGCGCCCTACCTGCCACTCGACCTGGCCCAGACCGCCGCGCAGACCGCGCTGGAAGCCTGCGCCGCCGAAGGCAATAATGTCAGCGTCGCCATCGTCGCCCGCAGCGGCGTGACCAAGGTGCTGCTGCGCGCCGACAATGCCGGGCCGCACACCGTGGGCAGCAGCACCGGCAAGGCCTTCACCTCCGCCAGCATGGGCCGCGATACAGCGGGTCTGGCCGGGTTCATCGGCGGCAATCCGCAGAATGACGGGCTGCGCGATATGGATGCGCGGCTTGTGATCCAGGCGGGCGGCCTGCCGATCCGCATCGGCGGTGCGCTGGTCGGCGGCATCGGCGTCGGCGGTGCGCCCTCGGGCGACATCGACGCCACCTGCGCCCGCGCCGGGCTCGACGAAATCGGTGCCGAATAG